GCGCCTGCAAAAACGGCGACAAATCCCATTGCAGCTAGAAGAGAAGACGGCAAAGGAAGGATGCTTGAGAGGGCGTTTCCCAGCGTTGAACCGATAAAGAACAGCGGGGTTACCTCGCCGCCTTTGAATCCTGCTCCAAGGGTGAGCGAGGTGAAGGCGAACTTTGCTGCGAAATCGTAGCGCGGCAGGTGTTGCGAGAATGCCGCCACGATCGTCGGGATGCCAAGGCCGATGTACTTTGTTGTACCGATGGCGAAGACAGCGAGTGCGACGAGGATGCCGCCGGTGAACGGGCGTAGTGGTGGGTACGGAATCAGGCGTCGAAAAATACCTGCGATGGCATGTGTGCTCCTGGCGAAGAGCAGAGCGGTCAGGCCGAAGGCGATTCCTGCCGTGATTGCCGACAAAATGCTGGCGGGGTTCAGAGATGTTGTCTCGGTGACGGTGTAGATCGTGTGGTGCACACGCCAGAGATGAGTGGTGTAGTCTCCCGCAAAGGCCGCCAGGAAGCAGGGGAAGATGGCGTCGTAGCCGACGTTGCCTATCGTGAGGACTTCGAGTCCAAAGACAGCACCAGACAGAGGAGTTCCGAAGACTGAGCCGAAGCCGGCACTGATACCGGCCATCAGGAGAGTGCGACGGTCGTGCTCTCCGAAACGGAAGGGGAGACGGCGGAGCAGGCGGGTGAGTTGATCGGCAAGTGCGGCGCCCATTTGCACAGCTGTGCCTTCGCGCCCGGCGGAGCCTCCAAAGATGTGGGTCACGATGGTTCCGATCAGGATCATCGGAGTCATCCGGGCTGGGATGGTTCGACGCGGGGCATTGCGCGTACTGGAGATTTCTGTGTGGATCTCGTCGAGGATCAGGTTATGTCCGCCTTCAACGGAGCGTCCAAAGTAGTGGTAGAAGAGGCCGATCGCAAGACCAGCGACGGGAAGCAGGGCGATGATCCAGGGATGCGATTCCCGGGTTTGCGTCGCCCAATCGAGACTGAGGAGCAGTGCCGCTGAGGCTGAGCCTGCAAGGATACCTACTAGAACGGCAAGGATAAGCCAGCGAAAAATGTGGCGCAGAAGACGGAGTTGTTGAGAGAAGATTCGGGCGATTGCGGGCATAACTCTCCTACAAGATATGTAGGAGTCATCAGCGCTTTTTAGACGCGGTTAGAGGCGGTACCCCATCGCCTTCAGGATGTAATCAGGTTAACAAGGCTGCGGCAGATGGTCAAAGAGTTTGTGCGTGAGTTCGGATATGTTGGGGTTGAAGGCCCATTCCGATAAAACGCGCAGTGAGGTATTTGAAACCGGGGATACGGGTAAGAATTCGCAGCGACAATGGGAGCTTCATCGGACCGGAGTCTCGCAGGGCGTGGTCGAGGATGCCGTGGGCGAAGATCTGGAAGCGCTGAGTGTAATGCACTGCCTTCTGGCGATACAACTGGACCTGCTGAAGATCATGCTGCGTGAGGGAATTGGATTGCAGCGCCTCAGTGAGGATGTTTGCAGTGGCGACGGCATCCTGCAGGGCGATGTTGATGCCGATGCCTCCGACGGGAGACATGGCGTGTGCGGCGTCTCCAATGCAAAGCAGGCCTGGTGATGACCACTGTGCCAGATGATTTACCTGGACGGTCAGGAGTTTGACCTTGTCCCAGGAGTCGATCTCAGCGACGCGGTCGCTAAGGAAAGGAACGACTCGTGCGATGCGTTGCTGGAAGGCATCGAGTCCTTGTTGCTGGATCTCCGCAAAGCCGTTTTTCGGGATCAGGAAAGCCACCTGGAAATAATCCAACCGATTGATGAGCACCATGAATGTCCCGTAGTTCGCATAACCAAGTCCGTTTTCAGGGTCGGAGGAGTGACGGGAGAGGCGGAGCCAGAGGACATCAATAGGGACTCCTTCTTCGACGAGGGGGAGGTGTGCTGCCTGCCGTGAGATGGCATGCCGTCCATCGCAGCCGATGGTGAGGGTCGCGGGAATCTCGGCTGAGCCATTGGGCGTGTTTGCCAGAACACCGGTCGTAACGCCATCGTTCTTCATCAGGCCCGTTGCCTCCCAGCCCATGCGGAGGGTGAAGGTAGGAAACTTTGAGGCCTCGTCAGAGAGGAAGTTGAGGAAGTCCCATTGAGGCATCAGGGCGACGAATTTTGCATGGGTGGGCAGGTGGGCGAGGTCAGCAATGGTAACGATCTCATCTCCGATACTGGCCGAGGCCTGAGTGATCCTGGAGTGGCGGATCTTCAACAGATCTTCCAGAAGACCGAGTTCGTACATCAACTCGAGCGTCGAGGGATGGATGGTGTCACCGCGGAAGTCGCGAAAGAAGTCCTGGTGCTTTTCGAGCACGGTGACTTGAATGCCGGAGCGGGCGAACAGGTAACCGAGCATGATGCCGGCAGGGCCTCCACCGACGATGCAGCAGGTGGTCTTCAGCGGATTGTTAGAGGCAGTTTCCATGGCTCGATGAGGGTAACAACGGGCTTTTCCAGGGTCAAAGCATTTGGGCTCCACGGTAAGCTGGATATATGACAACTGCGGTGCCTCGTTTAATTGTGTTCGACCTGGACGGAACCCTGATCGACTCACGAAAGGATCTTTGTAACTCGGTGAATGCGATGCTGGTCCACCTGGGAAAACGAGCTCTTCCCGAGGAAGTGATTGCCAGCTATATCGGCGATGGCGCCTCGATGCTAGTGAGGCGGGCGCTGGGCGATCCCGAGGGCGATGCGCATGATGAGGAGTATGTCATCGAGGCTGTGAACTACTTCCTCGAGTATTACCGGATCCACAAGCTGGACTTTACTTACGTCTACCCAGGCGCGATGGAGGCCCTGGCGGCGATTCGGGCTGCTCGGCCTGAGGTACTGATGGCAGTGTTGACGAACAAACCGGTTAATCCCTCAAGAGCGATCTGTGATCACTTTGGAATTTCGTCGTATATGTTCCAGAACTACGGGGGCAACAGCTTTCATACCAAAAAGCCTGATCCGCATGGATTGAAGACACTGATCGCTGAAGCTTCAGCGATTGCCGGATCAGCGATCACTGCAACCGAGACCCTGATGATCGGGGACACGGATGTCGATGTTCTAACAGCGAGAGCCGTCGGCGCGGTTTCGGTAGGGTGCAGCTTTGGGCTGGCTCCAGAACGATTGGCAGCGGCTAAACCGGATTTTATGGCGAGCTCTGCGATGGCGTGGCTGGAGGCCGCCGGGGTCCCCCTCCCCCTATCTTAATCGTGCAAAGTATTCGAAATATGTGGTTTAACCTCGTACCTCCTTGTACCTCACCCAAAGTTCTAAAAAGAAAAAGTGCCTCGAAGATCGAGGCACTTTATTTTCAGACTAATTCAATTATAGAGGTTGGAAATGGTCGAATTTGCAGTGTGGATGTGGTTTGGTTTGAGTGAGTTGAGGGGTTTTGGGGCTTGACAGAGTTAACCCCAGCGGCTGAAGCCGCTGGGGTGATGTGCTTTTCGCGGCAGAGATGCCCTTAACAAGGCGGTTCGCGTTATCGGGCGTTGCCTGGTACTCCGTGGATGCGAACAAACGCAGATCCTTCGACTCGCTCTGCTCGCTCAGGATGACACTTTTCCTCTCTATCCAGGAATAAAACCTTACATGGCTGTTCTTAGAATCGACGCGATCCTGTTCCTTCGCGCCGAAGGCGCTATCCGCGAAGGACTAACGGATGGTGATGTCTCCAGAGCCGGTGTTGGCGCGGATGGTAGGCCCGCCGCCGTTGACCGAGCCGCTGATGTGGTGGCGATTGAGGCTACCCTGCATGGTGATAGGCTGTGCAACGCTGACGCTTCCGGAGCCAGTGTCGGCCGAGAGATTAAAATGAGCTCCATTGCCGAGGGCAAGCTGGACGTTTCCAGAGCCGGTTGAAATCTTCCAGTCGGAGGTAGGCTGGCCGTCGATCTCGATATTTCCGGATCCGGTAGAGGATTTGAGCGCACCCGAGAGGCCACGGAGAACGATGTTTCCAGAGCCAGTCTCGGCACGGACATCACCAGGGGAAGTCTGTTGAAAGTCGATATCACCCGAACCGGTGCCAAGTGTGGATTGGCCGGCGATTCCTCGGGCGCGAATGTTTCCGGAGCCTGTCTGAGCTTTGAGAGTAGCACCGACATTCTGGATCTCCATATCGCCAGAGCCAGTGGTGGCGGCGATGTTGGTGGAACGAGGAAGGGAGATGTCGTAATCGATGGAGATGTTGCGGAAGAGGTCGTTGGAGTGCCGCTCGCCAATGGTGATGTCATTTCCGTTCTGAACGATGGGCGGGTTATCGACAATCTGCCGGACACGTGATTCAGCATCCGAGCCAAACCATCCGGAGTTGGAGTGGACGTGGCCGATAATGTGGACCTGCGTGTCGGAGCCGGGCTTGATGTGGATGTTGCCGGAGCCCGTGGCAACCGAGACGTTCGGGGAATTACTGACGTTCAGTGTCCGTTCAAAATTGCCTTCGGCGGCGTAGGCGGCGGTAGCGGCGATGAGGATTGTTGTTGCAAAGAGATGGCGGACGTTCATGGATGGCCTCCGTTACGGGAGAGGTTACGCGGAAGGAGAAGGATTGGTTCCATGATTTTTAATTCCCTCACGCTTTTGTGCTGTACGCGATGTGTGTCCGTGTCGTGAGACACACGGCACCTGGCAAATGGGTATTCCTCGACTTCATGTTTCCGCGCTTCACGAGGAATGGCCCGCCAAATGAGACGTGCCGTTCGCTATTGCTGGAGGATAACGGTGTCGCCGGCGTTGAGTCCGGAGAGAATTTCGGTTCGGGTGCCATTGGAGATACCCGGCTTGATCGCGACTTTGCGACGACCGTTTTTCATCTTTGAGTCCGGCACTTCGACGGATGCGTTGCGGTCCTTGTCATAGACAACAGCCTGTTCGGGGACGGTCAGAACGCCCTTATGTTCGTCGAGGAGGATCTCGGCGTTGGCAGTCATATTGGCCTTGAGCTCGCCACCGGGATTATCGATGGAGACTCGGACCTCGAAGGTCGTGACGTTGTCTTTTTCGACGCCGAGGGGAGCGATCTTGGTGACCTTACCGAGGAAGGTTTTGTCTTTGAAGGACTCGACCTTGATGCGCGCGGGCTGGCCCATGTAGACCTTGCCGATGTCGGACTCGTCGACTTTGCCCTGGACATAGACCTGGTTGGTGTCCCCAACGGTCATGACAAGGGTTGCAGTGGAGCCCATGACAAGGATGGAGCTGACGGCATCGCCAAGTTCGACGTCGCGGGAGAGCACGACTCCATCCATGGGGGAGACGATAGTGGTGTAGCTGAGCTGTTCCTCGAGTTGCTTGAGAGAGGCTTGCGACTGTTTGACCTGAGCTTCGGCCTGGTGAAGTTTAGAAGTGTCGACTGCAATCTGGGCGACAGCTTTATCGCGCATATTGGCTGCAGCAAGATATTTTTGCTGAGCGTCATCGAGGGCCTGCTGAGAAACGACGCCATCTTTGGACATCTCCAGGGCTCGCTCGTAGGTGTGCTTGAAGTTGGGAAGGTCGGGGGCTTCGGCATTGACTTTGTCGTACTCAATGGCTGCCTGGGCGGCGCGAGCGTTGGATTCGGCAGCGATAAGCTGGGCCTTCTGTGCGTTGACCTGAGCCAGGATCTCGACCTCATCGAGTTGGGCGAGATCCTGGCCTTGTTTTACGTGCTGGTTGATGTCGACGTAGAGCTTGGTGACGATACCGGATGCCTTGGATTTGACCGAGACCTTGGTGATGGGTTGGACTTTTCCGGTTGCAACGACGGAGCGGGCGATATCCCCTTTTTCGACCTTGGCGAGCTGTGAGGGTTCGAGCTTAGCGCTATTTCCGCGAGCCGCGACCGCCACGCCGAGAATGACGGCGACTACCAGACCCGCCAAACCGGTCCAGAGCCAGATTTTGCGCTTTTGCTTTCGTTGTGTAGCCAAGGTCAATGCTCCCGGTGTTTCCAGTGATAGTCCTGCTCGGAGGTAAGTTACGCACGGAGTCACGATCCGGTTCCGTGAGTTGAGGAAAAGTTCTGGGTCAGCTTGCCCTTTTAGACGTATGGAGTTACCGGCCGGGAGAGAAAAGATACGGACAGATGGTAAATAAACGAATGCATGGAAGACAAAAAATGGGTCATGAAAATTGGAGGTTTTTACGAAAGTTCGGGGCAGGGGTGAGAAGCAAAAGCAAATGTGGGAATTTCTCCACTTAGCTGCTGCATAGCTCAGAATGACTGGGGGAGGAGATGCGATTTCGTCAGGCGTATTTGCGCAGGACGCCGAGGACCTTGCCCTGAATACTGACGCTGGCGGCGGGAGCAAAGATGGGGGCCATCTCGGTGTTGGAAGGTTGCAGACGGATCATGCTGCCTTCATGGTAGAAGCGCTTTAAGGTGGCGTCAGTGCCATCAACCAAAGCGACAACGATCTCGCCTTCGCGGGCGGTACGGGTTCGCTCGACCAGAACGTAGTCGCCGGAGACGATGTGCTCGTCACGCATGGAGTCGCCGCGGACTTCGAGAGCGAAGACCTCACGGTTGCCGATGATGTCGCCCAGGGAGATGCTCTCCGCAGTTTCAATGGCCTCAACGGGGCGGCCAGCGGCGATGCGTCCGAGGAGCGGAAGGCGATCGGCCGCTCGTCTGCTGCTGCGCGGTGGCAGGACATCGATGGAACGGCTGCGATTATGGGCGCGTTGCAGCAGTCCTTTATTTTGCAGGTTGGTCACGTGTTTATGAACTGTGGCCAAAGAACTAAGGCCGAGGCCGGAGGCGATCTCTTCGTAAGAGGGGGAGTATCC
This portion of the Edaphobacter sp. 4G125 genome encodes:
- a CDS encoding HAD family hydrolase — translated: MTTAVPRLIVFDLDGTLIDSRKDLCNSVNAMLVHLGKRALPEEVIASYIGDGASMLVRRALGDPEGDAHDEEYVIEAVNYFLEYYRIHKLDFTYVYPGAMEALAAIRAARPEVLMAVLTNKPVNPSRAICDHFGISSYMFQNYGGNSFHTKKPDPHGLKTLIAEASAIAGSAITATETLMIGDTDVDVLTARAVGAVSVGCSFGLAPERLAAAKPDFMASSAMAWLEAAGVPLPLS
- a CDS encoding FAD-dependent oxidoreductase: METASNNPLKTTCCIVGGGPAGIMLGYLFARSGIQVTVLEKHQDFFRDFRGDTIHPSTLELMYELGLLEDLLKIRHSRITQASASIGDEIVTIADLAHLPTHAKFVALMPQWDFLNFLSDEASKFPTFTLRMGWEATGLMKNDGVTTGVLANTPNGSAEIPATLTIGCDGRHAISRQAAHLPLVEEGVPIDVLWLRLSRHSSDPENGLGYANYGTFMVLINRLDYFQVAFLIPKNGFAEIQQQGLDAFQQRIARVVPFLSDRVAEIDSWDKVKLLTVQVNHLAQWSSPGLLCIGDAAHAMSPVGGIGINIALQDAVATANILTEALQSNSLTQHDLQQVQLYRQKAVHYTQRFQIFAHGILDHALRDSGPMKLPLSLRILTRIPGFKYLTARFIGMGLQPQHIRTHAQTL
- a CDS encoding efflux RND transporter periplasmic adaptor subunit codes for the protein MATQRKQKRKIWLWTGLAGLVVAVILGVAVAARGNSAKLEPSQLAKVEKGDIARSVVATGKVQPITKVSVKSKASGIVTKLYVDINQHVKQGQDLAQLDEVEILAQVNAQKAQLIAAESNARAAQAAIEYDKVNAEAPDLPNFKHTYERALEMSKDGVVSQQALDDAQQKYLAAANMRDKAVAQIAVDTSKLHQAEAQVKQSQASLKQLEEQLSYTTIVSPMDGVVLSRDVELGDAVSSILVMGSTATLVMTVGDTNQVYVQGKVDESDIGKVYMGQPARIKVESFKDKTFLGKVTKIAPLGVEKDNVTTFEVRVSIDNPGGELKANMTANAEILLDEHKGVLTVPEQAVVYDKDRNASVEVPDSKMKNGRRKVAIKPGISNGTRTEILSGLNAGDTVILQQ
- a CDS encoding DUF4097 family beta strand repeat-containing protein, which codes for MNVRHLFATTILIAATAAYAAEGNFERTLNVSNSPNVSVATGSGNIHIKPGSDTQVHIIGHVHSNSGWFGSDAESRVRQIVDNPPIVQNGNDITIGERHSNDLFRNISIDYDISLPRSTNIAATTGSGDMEIQNVGATLKAQTGSGNIRARGIAGQSTLGTGSGDIDFQQTSPGDVRAETGSGNIVLRGLSGALKSSTGSGNIEIDGQPTSDWKISTGSGNVQLALGNGAHFNLSADTGSGSVSVAQPITMQGSLNRHHISGSVNGGGPTIRANTGSGDITIR
- the lexA gene encoding transcriptional repressor LexA; its protein translation is MAITRRQKEVLDFLSSFTQRNGYSPSYEEIASGLGLSSLATVHKHVTNLQNKGLLQRAHNRSRSIDVLPPRSSRRAADRLPLLGRIAAGRPVEAIETAESISLGDIIGNREVFALEVRGDSMRDEHIVSGDYVLVERTRTAREGEIVVALVDGTDATLKRFYHEGSMIRLQPSNTEMAPIFAPAASVSIQGKVLGVLRKYA
- a CDS encoding voltage-gated chloride channel family protein, with the translated sequence MPAIARIFSQQLRLLRHIFRWLILAVLVGILAGSASAALLLSLDWATQTRESHPWIIALLPVAGLAIGLFYHYFGRSVEGGHNLILDEIHTEISSTRNAPRRTIPARMTPMILIGTIVTHIFGGSAGREGTAVQMGAALADQLTRLLRRLPFRFGEHDRRTLLMAGISAGFGSVFGTPLSGAVFGLEVLTIGNVGYDAIFPCFLAAFAGDYTTHLWRVHHTIYTVTETTSLNPASILSAITAGIAFGLTALLFARSTHAIAGIFRRLIPYPPLRPFTGGILVALAVFAIGTTKYIGLGIPTIVAAFSQHLPRYDFAAKFAFTSLTLGAGFKGGEVTPLFFIGSTLGNALSSILPLPSSLLAAMGFVAVFAGAANTPIAGSLMALELFGPEAGAFAAIACVASYLFSGHHGIYRAQRLSARKHPIRSRDSRTQSPESRAPNPTH